The genomic DNA CTTGCGCACCAGCACCTGCCGGGTGTCGGCGTTGCCGATGGAGCAGCGGTCCGCCAGCTCCTGCTTCTGCTCGGCGGTCAGGGCCAGCTCCGGGTCCGCGCCCTCGGGCAGGATAAAGGCCAGGGCCACGCCCGACGAGTCGCGGCCGCGCACTTCGAGCTTGTCGATGGACTGGAGGACCTGCTCGGCTCCCCAGGCCAGGAAATGCCGGTCGCGGGCGTCCGGTGCGTCGGCCAAGTCGCCGGGCATGAGCGACAGGGTGCGGTCCCTGTTGACCAGGACCTCCTGCTCGATCTGCCACAAATAGTCGTCCAGGGTCTCGCGCAACCCTTCGAGCTCGTCGGTGCGCGGTCCCTGCTCCAGCTTCACGGCAGCCGCGTTGCGCAGATTCCGGATGGTGTCCCGGATGGACGAAAGCGCCCGCAACGCCTCGGGATCGCTCACGAGCCGCATGTGCAGCCCAAAGGACATGAGGTCGTAGAACCGCTCCGCCAGCTCATCCAGCGGCTTGGCGGCGTCGAATAGATCGCCGCTTTCCCGGACCGCGCCAAAGGAGGCTTCAAGGTCGGCGAGCCAGGGCACGTCCGGCACGTGCAGCCACAGCCTGTTGCTCAAAAAACTCGCGATTCCGCACATAGTTCCTATCTCCTTCCCTTCAATCGACCTTGCGTCTGCTCTTGTCCTCAAGCGGATGGCATCGCACCCGCCCGGACGGCGGCCGTATGCGCGTCGCCGCCTAATCGCCCCTGAGGTTGTGCCGTTTCATCAAATCGTACAGGGTCGGACGGCTCACCCCGAGCGCGCCCGCGGCCTTTGCCACGTTGCCGGAATGTCGGTTCAAGGCGGATTCCACCATGTCCCGCTCCAGCAGGGAGCGCGCTTCCTTGAGGGAGATATCGTCCGACCGCTGCCTGACGCGTGCGGCCTCGTCCGGGCTCAAGCCCAGATCCTCGGGGGTAATCTCGGGGCCGTTGGCCATGATTACCGCCCGCTTGACCCGGTTTTCCAACTCTCGGATGTTGCCCGGCCAGTCGTAGCCGCGGATGCACTCCATGGCCTTGCGGCTGAAGCTCTTGAAATCCTTGCGGGGACCGATGTTGACGCTCTTGTTGAAATAGTTGGCCAGCAGCTCAATGTCGTCGCCGCGCTCCCGAAGTGGAGGCAGGGCGATGTTCATCACCCCTATGCGGTAGAAGAGGTCCTCGCGAAGGGTCCCGTTGGCCATGGCCTCGTTGATGTCGATGTTGGTGGCCGTGATGATGCGAACGTCCACGCCGATCTCCTTGCGGCCGCCCACCCGGGTAATGACCATCTCCTGCAGGAAGCGCAGCAGCTTGACCTGAAGCTGCATGGGCATTTCCCCCACCTCGTCAAGAAAGAGGGTGCCCTTGTCCGCGTATTCCACCTTGCCCTTGACCGTCTTGTTCGCCCCGGTGAAGGCCCCCTTCTCGTGGCCGAACAGCTCGGATTCGAGCAGGTTCTCCGGAATGGCTCCGCAGTTGATGCA from Pseudodesulfovibrio thermohalotolerans includes the following:
- the prsR gene encoding PEP-CTERM-box response regulator transcription factor codes for the protein MQKLLIIDDNEEVRRQLKWGLSRSNYELLFGCDGVEGLALFEKHRPPVVTLDLGLPPNENGVEEGLRVLGEILRIDPLVKVIVITGNEEHDAALKAVQLGAYDYYKKPIDLNELKVIVERAMYLKTLETENLNLRQQSVNELGIVGECSGIRQVFTQIERVAASDVPVLITGESGTGKELVARAIHRKSLRAEKEMVCINCGAIPENLLESELFGHEKGAFTGANKTVKGKVEYADKGTLFLDEVGEMPMQLQVKLLRFLQEMVITRVGGRKEIGVDVRIITATNIDINEAMANGTLREDLFYRIGVMNIALPPLRERGDDIELLANYFNKSVNIGPRKDFKSFSRKAMECIRGYDWPGNIRELENRVKRAVIMANGPEITPEDLGLSPDEAARVRQRSDDISLKEARSLLERDMVESALNRHSGNVAKAAGALGVSRPTLYDLMKRHNLRGD